A stretch of the Bacillaceae bacterium S4-13-56 genome encodes the following:
- the fliJ gene encoding flagellar export protein FliJ: MGNIQSLSKILNIKDLEKLSLQKEYKQIVERFEDVGTKLYHVLKKKEEAEKTVEVGLKNKMEAHSLFSYYQYIDKLAHEESDLQNELQNIRMEMDLKQQKLTDAHVEVKKFETLIDRQKQYIKKEENRMEALFMDELSMLQFVAKRN, translated from the coding sequence ATGGGGAATATTCAATCTCTATCAAAGATTTTGAACATCAAAGACCTTGAAAAACTATCTCTTCAAAAGGAATACAAACAAATCGTAGAGCGCTTTGAAGATGTGGGTACAAAACTTTATCATGTGTTGAAAAAAAAAGAGGAAGCTGAAAAAACGGTAGAGGTAGGGTTGAAAAATAAAATGGAGGCTCATTCCCTATTTAGCTACTATCAATACATCGACAAACTTGCACATGAAGAAAGTGATCTTCAAAACGAGCTTCAAAACATACGTATGGAAATGGATCTTAAACAGCAAAAACTTACAGATGCTCATGTTGAAGTTAAAAAATTCGAGACATTGATCGATAGACAAAAGCAATACATAAAAAAGGAAGAAAATAGAATGGAAGCTTTATTCATGGATGAGTTATCCATGCTTCAATTTGTAGCAAAGCGAAATTAG